The Arachis hypogaea cultivar Tifrunner chromosome 16, arahy.Tifrunner.gnm2.J5K5, whole genome shotgun sequence genome contains a region encoding:
- the LOC112697736 gene encoding 70 kDa peptidyl-prolyl isomerase codes for MAVLSEINDGDEEKELDEEPGEVIESAPPQKVGEERELGNYGLKKKLIKRGIGWETPELNDEVTVHYVGTLEDGTKFDSSRDKDQPIKFTLGQGELAAGLDHGIITMKKGEVALFTIPDEAGVSSANSKQFEVELISWIKVVDVCRDGGIIKKIMEKGVGDERPRDPDEVLVKYRMALADDTIVAETPEGGVEFHVKDGHLLPGLPRVIMTMTKGEKAQLIVQPHYAFGEKGSEASNGVHSVPPNSVLHVNIELVSFKPVIDVTGDSKVLKKILKEGEGASTANEGANVTVSYTAKLEDGTVFEKRGIDETPPLEFITDEEQVIVGLDRAVVTMKKGERAIISIHPDYAFGDVEVKRDFAMVPPSSRVVYDVEMKNFIKEKAPWELKSNEKIDTAKRKKEEGNMLFKCCKYERAAKKYDKAADYVSEDGSFGDDEEKQAKALRVSCWLNGAACCLKLNDFPGAIKLCSQVLDVEICNVKALYRRAQAYIETGDFLLADVDIKKALEVDPQNREVMVMKKKLKQLQAENDKKYAKLYENMFAHKEKDSSVATKRLKVEKEEDEKKNEEATKMEMDKVADSAAPSVDGLIVDS; via the exons ATGGCGGTATTATCGGAGATAAACGACGGCGACGAGGAGAAAGAGCTGGACGAGGAGCCCGGCGAGGTGATCGAATCGGCGCCGCCGCAGAAGGTCGGCGAAGAGAGGGAACTCGGTAACTATGGactgaagaagaagctcatcaaGCGCGGAATCGGTTGGGAAACTCCTGAGCTCAACGATGAAGTCACTG TGCACTATGTTGGGACTTTGGAAGATGGAACCAAGTTTGATTCCAGTAGGGATAAAGATCAACCTATAAAGTTCACTCTTGGTCAAG GTGAACTGGCTGCTGGATTGGATCATGGAATAATCACCATGAAGAAGGGGGAGGTAGCTTTGTTCACAATACCTGATGAGGCGGGTGTTTCATCGGCCAACTCCAAGCAGTTTGAGGTGGAGCTCATTTCGTGGATCAAAGTGGTGGATGTTTGCAGAGATGGTGGGATTATCAAGAAAATTATGGAGAAGGGGGTTGGGGATGAGCGACCCCGTGATCCAGATGAAGTCCTTG TGAAGTATCGGATGGCACTAGCTGATGACACTATTGTTGCTGAAACACCAGAAGGAGGAGTTGAATTTCATGTTAAGGATG GTCATCTTCTTCCGGGATTGCCAAGAGTAATCATGACTATGACAAAGGGAGAGAAGGCTCAATTAATTGTTCAACCCCACT ATGCTTTTGGAGAGAAGGGGAGTGAAGCTAGCAATGGAGTACATTCTGTTCCACCAAATTCAGTGCTGCATGTTAATATTGAATTGGTTTCTTTCAAGCCTGTCATAGATGTTACTGGTGACTCCAAGGTGcttaagaaaattttgaaagaaggAGAGGGTGCTTCCACAGCAAATGAGGGTGCAAATGTTACAG TCAGTTACACAGCAAAGCTAGAAGATGGAACTGTATTTGAGAAAAGAGGAATCGATGAAACTCCTCCTTTGGAATTTATAACTGATGAAG AACAAGTGATTGTTGGTCTAGATCGAGCAGTGGTAACTATGAAGAAGGGTGAGAGAGCCATAATTAGCATACATCCTGATTATGCATTTGGAGATGTTGAAGTAAAACGGGACTTCGCCATGGTTCCACCAAGCTCACGTGTAGTCTATGATGTTGAAATGAAAAATTTCATTAAG GAGAAAGCACCATGGGAATTGAAAAGTAACGAGAAAATTGATACAgctaaaaggaagaaagaagaaggcaaTATGCTATTTAAATGTTGCAAGTATGAGCGGGCAGCCAAGAAGTATGATAAG GCTGCTGATTATGTTAGTGAAGATGGATCGTTTGGGGATGATGAGGAAAAACAAGCTAAAGCATTAAGAGTGTCATGCTGGTTGAATGGTGCAGCTTGTTGCCTTAAACTTAACGACTTTCCTGGAGCAATCAAGTTATGTTCACAG GTGCTTGATGTTGAGATTTGCAACGTAAAAGCTTTATACAGACGAGCGCAGGCATATATAGAGACTGGAGATTTTCTGTTGGCAGATGTAGACATCAAGAAAGCTCTTGAGGTGGACCCACAAAATAG GGAGGTAATGGtaatgaagaagaaattaaagCAACTTCAGGCTGAGAATGATAAGAAATATGCTAAGCTCTATGAAAATATGTTTGCGCATAAAGAAAAGGATTCATCTGTGGCAACAAAG AGATTGaaggttgaaaaagaagaggacgAGAAGAAAAATGAAGAGGCCACGAAGATGGAAATGGACAAAGTTGCGGATAGTGCTGCTCCTTCTGTCGACGGTCTAATTGTGGATTCATAA